The following coding sequences are from one Mycolicibacterium aichiense window:
- a CDS encoding ABC transporter ATP-binding protein: MGIAIAVEGLTKSFGSQRIWEDVTLDIPAGEVSVLLGPSGTGKSVFLKSLIGLLRPERGKIIVDGTNIIECSARELYEIRTLFGVMFQDGALFGSMNLFDNTAFPLREHTKKKESEIRQIVMEKLDMVGLGGDENKFPGEISGGMRKRAGLARSLVLDPQIILCDEPDSGLDPVRTAYLSQLLIDINAQIDATILIVTHNINIARTVPDNIGMLFRKHLVMFGPREVLLTSEEPVVRQFLNGRRIGPIGMSEEKDEATMAEEQAMVDAGHHDGGVEEIEGVPPQLTVTPGIPERTAVKRRQDRVRQILHTLPPAAQEAIRDDLEGTHKLRSHTFAEEFPAAAIDTADSASLP; this comes from the coding sequence ATGGGTATTGCAATTGCGGTCGAGGGGTTGACTAAGTCATTTGGTTCCCAGCGAATTTGGGAAGACGTGACCCTCGATATCCCCGCCGGTGAGGTCAGCGTGCTGCTGGGTCCGTCGGGTACCGGTAAATCAGTGTTCTTGAAGTCGTTGATCGGTCTGCTGCGCCCCGAGCGCGGCAAGATCATCGTCGATGGCACCAACATCATCGAGTGCTCGGCCAGGGAGCTCTACGAGATCCGCACGCTGTTCGGCGTGATGTTCCAGGACGGCGCGCTGTTCGGCTCGATGAACCTGTTCGACAACACCGCCTTCCCGCTTCGTGAGCACACGAAGAAGAAGGAATCCGAGATCCGTCAGATCGTGATGGAAAAGCTCGACATGGTCGGCCTGGGCGGCGATGAGAACAAGTTCCCCGGTGAGATCTCCGGCGGTATGCGCAAGCGTGCCGGCCTGGCCCGCTCGCTGGTGCTGGATCCGCAGATCATCCTCTGCGACGAGCCCGACTCCGGTCTGGACCCGGTCCGCACCGCGTACCTGTCCCAGTTGCTGATCGACATCAACGCCCAGATCGATGCCACGATCCTGATCGTGACGCACAACATCAACATCGCCCGTACGGTGCCCGACAACATCGGCATGCTGTTCCGCAAGCACCTGGTGATGTTCGGTCCGCGTGAGGTCCTGTTGACCTCCGAGGAGCCGGTGGTGCGCCAGTTCCTCAATGGTCGCCGGATCGGCCCGATCGGTATGTCGGAGGAAAAGGACGAAGCCACCATGGCCGAAGAGCAGGCCATGGTTGATGCCGGTCACCACGACGGTGGTGTCGAGGAGATCGAGGGCGTTCCCCCGCAGCTGACGGTCACCCCGGGTATCCCGGAGCGCACCGCGGTCAAGCGCCGCCAGGATCGGGTGCGTCAGATCCTGCACACCCTGCCCCCGGCCGCCCAAGAAGCCATCCGCGACGACCTCGAAGGCACCCACAAGCTGCGCTCGCACACCTTCGCCGAAGAGTTCCCGGCCGCGGCCATCGACACCGCTGACTCGGCATCGCTGCCATGA
- a CDS encoding DUF732 domain-containing protein, with amino-acid sequence MHIAAGVVTCLAGMGLVVAAAPLAHADDADVIREARSIGILNSDVNIISAGRSVCYVLRLGNRPPVEISGKIARTFVIDQDQARRFSLASANEWCPQWSGLFAD; translated from the coding sequence ATGCACATAGCTGCTGGGGTTGTCACCTGCCTGGCCGGGATGGGGTTGGTAGTGGCGGCAGCGCCACTCGCGCACGCCGACGATGCCGACGTCATTCGTGAGGCGCGAAGCATCGGCATTTTGAACAGTGATGTCAACATCATCAGCGCGGGTCGGTCGGTCTGCTACGTGCTGCGATTGGGCAACCGTCCTCCGGTGGAGATCAGTGGCAAGATCGCACGAACCTTCGTCATCGACCAGGATCAGGCTCGCCGATTCTCCTTGGCGTCCGCGAACGAGTGGTGCCCGCAATGGAGTGGACTGTTCGCGGACTGA
- a CDS encoding MlaD family protein — MSVIKVKDVISYLVFAAIIAIVLCYFASLGLRIQPPAHRTNLSMDVPDVNGLVPDSNVLLRGVPVGKVTSTSTSLHAASIAFYVDGAYQIPVDTEVQLQNLSALGESYIELVPRSDDGPMLKDNQHISTASVVQPPSISELATSVVRVLHQMDPEALARIIDESDAALPDPVAVLPNLSRASNQFNNMLNGLDGQGRELLSNFGTLIHNSEWVNPDLTTFTPVAAKAGVNWQDFYKHLPILMSRNQPEAIAGLNNLVARLQAFLDTSGGDLKLVGEALQPKLNTIAATLMNFDTGQILDHFLQQVPADGLITLRVTP; from the coding sequence GTGAGCGTCATCAAGGTGAAGGACGTCATCTCGTACTTGGTCTTCGCGGCAATCATCGCGATTGTCCTGTGCTACTTCGCTTCCCTTGGACTTCGTATCCAACCGCCGGCGCACCGGACGAACCTCTCCATGGACGTTCCAGACGTCAACGGCCTGGTGCCCGACTCGAATGTTCTCTTACGCGGTGTGCCCGTGGGCAAGGTGACGAGCACATCGACGTCCCTGCATGCGGCGTCCATTGCGTTCTACGTCGATGGTGCCTATCAGATTCCCGTCGACACCGAGGTGCAGCTGCAGAATCTGTCGGCGCTGGGCGAGTCCTACATTGAACTGGTCCCGCGCAGCGACGACGGTCCGATGCTGAAGGACAACCAACACATCTCCACGGCGTCAGTGGTCCAGCCGCCGTCGATCTCCGAGTTGGCGACAAGCGTTGTGCGCGTCCTGCACCAGATGGATCCGGAGGCACTTGCTCGCATCATCGACGAGTCTGATGCCGCCCTGCCGGACCCCGTCGCTGTGTTGCCCAACTTGTCGCGCGCCAGCAACCAGTTCAACAACATGCTCAACGGGCTGGACGGGCAGGGCCGCGAGCTGCTCAGCAACTTCGGGACGCTCATTCACAATTCCGAGTGGGTGAACCCCGATCTGACCACTTTCACGCCGGTGGCGGCGAAGGCCGGGGTGAACTGGCAGGACTTCTACAAGCATCTCCCAATCCTCATGAGCCGCAACCAGCCCGAAGCCATCGCCGGGTTGAACAACCTTGTCGCGCGTCTTCAGGCGTTCCTCGATACGAGTGGCGGCGATCTGAAGCTGGTGGGGGAGGCGCTGCAACCGAAACTCAACACCATCGCCGCGACGTTGATGAACTTCGACACCGGACAGATCCTGGACCACTTCCTCCAACAAGTGCCCGCAGACGGGCTGATCACGCTACGAGTCACCCCGTGA
- a CDS encoding MlaD family protein, with amino-acid sequence MTRQSRWLAGVMTTVALTVSSCAAVNVDALPQPGPSYDDGYDIVMKFDSVLNLPDRAKVVLDGVTVGVVSKVTLASEDVDVTARMKRGIVIPSNIHAVLQQATVLGDIYVALERPPADTGPAPALARGGVIPVAQTTSPPQLEDTIASLANFVSSGSIQRAQNTIIRLNRVVPSSDEVRILTSRVETDLSALAGNLDSVDRLLDGVAKSAEVVKNRVPDLQYLFSPKGQLGFEHLVAVLDYIGTILPSVGSITLGGYWLVPFLNSLADSTGALQESKVAGEAEIPKYRKVFTEMFLPVDKYPAINITSIIGPDGRELSSNVADVLRILGATP; translated from the coding sequence ATGACACGGCAGTCCCGGTGGCTGGCCGGTGTCATGACAACCGTCGCCCTGACGGTGTCATCCTGTGCCGCAGTCAATGTCGATGCGCTACCGCAGCCAGGGCCCTCATACGACGACGGCTATGACATCGTCATGAAGTTCGACAGCGTGCTGAACCTCCCCGACCGCGCGAAGGTGGTACTGGACGGCGTCACCGTCGGTGTCGTCTCGAAGGTGACCCTAGCCAGCGAAGACGTCGACGTGACCGCGCGGATGAAGCGCGGCATTGTCATCCCGTCGAATATCCATGCGGTGCTGCAGCAGGCAACCGTATTGGGCGACATCTACGTTGCGCTGGAGCGGCCGCCGGCTGACACGGGGCCGGCCCCCGCGCTGGCGCGGGGCGGGGTTATCCCGGTTGCTCAGACGACGTCCCCGCCGCAGCTGGAAGACACCATCGCCAGCCTGGCCAACTTCGTGTCCAGCGGGTCCATTCAACGGGCACAGAACACCATCATTCGGCTCAATCGCGTCGTGCCGTCGAGTGACGAGGTGCGGATCTTGACAAGCCGGGTCGAGACCGACCTCTCAGCCCTGGCGGGAAACCTCGATTCGGTTGACCGGCTGCTCGACGGAGTGGCGAAATCCGCCGAGGTCGTGAAAAACCGGGTTCCGGACCTGCAGTACCTCTTCTCGCCGAAGGGGCAGCTCGGATTCGAGCATCTGGTCGCGGTGCTGGACTACATCGGCACCATCCTGCCCAGCGTTGGCAGCATCACGTTGGGTGGCTACTGGCTTGTGCCATTCCTGAATTCGCTGGCGGACTCCACGGGCGCGCTGCAGGAGTCGAAGGTGGCAGGTGAAGCCGAGATACCGAAGTATCGCAAGGTGTTCACCGAGATGTTCCTCCCGGTCGACAAATACCCGGCCATCAACATCACCTCGATCATCGGGCCGGACGGCCGCGAACTCTCCTCCAACGTCGCGGACGTTCTTCGAATTCTGGGGGCAACGCCGTGA
- a CDS encoding MlaD family protein, whose protein sequence is MSPLRPPGIRGLASVSVIAIAVAACSSCASPTKAEAAHYCAIMPDSVGLYVDNPVTHLGFPIGKVTALTPSAQSVRVDFTVDDGRKIPADVKAVTRSTSILADRALELVGDYEQTQKLLPNGCIPLGRSLTPKSLSQVIGSSTNFINSINPAGSDNIGQMVTGIDRALRGQGPGANRLLTTTSSVVDAPDQAIGDLASVTRNLRQLTTTLVDVEPTLHGVFDDLATSAGEDAAETLEGSSKTMEGIIPVIEAAGSIEKELGPQIQQLLEAVSVFLRKASPRAPYYASLLNVAPRVLNGLINLVNNHDFTLHYRPPLYRIRTPDGVAQCNIMNASVPGSCANVKGTPYAVDVALLQYVLTLAAAK, encoded by the coding sequence ATGAGTCCGCTGCGTCCACCCGGGATCCGGGGCCTGGCATCGGTGTCGGTCATTGCGATTGCCGTGGCCGCCTGCTCCTCGTGCGCGTCACCTACCAAGGCAGAAGCCGCCCACTATTGCGCGATCATGCCTGACAGTGTCGGACTCTACGTCGATAACCCCGTGACGCACTTGGGCTTTCCCATCGGGAAGGTCACCGCGCTGACTCCGTCTGCTCAGTCTGTTCGGGTGGATTTCACCGTCGATGATGGACGGAAGATCCCCGCGGATGTCAAAGCAGTCACCAGGTCGACATCGATCCTTGCCGATCGAGCATTGGAACTCGTCGGAGATTACGAGCAGACGCAGAAGTTGCTCCCGAACGGCTGCATCCCACTCGGTCGATCGTTGACCCCGAAGAGTCTGTCTCAAGTCATCGGATCCTCGACGAACTTCATCAACTCGATCAATCCCGCAGGCTCGGACAACATCGGGCAGATGGTGACCGGTATCGATCGAGCGCTGCGCGGCCAGGGGCCGGGGGCCAACAGGTTGCTCACGACCACGTCGTCGGTCGTCGATGCGCCTGACCAGGCCATCGGTGATCTTGCTTCGGTGACCCGCAACCTCAGGCAGTTGACCACCACGCTGGTCGATGTCGAGCCGACGCTGCACGGGGTGTTCGACGATCTGGCCACCTCCGCAGGTGAAGACGCCGCCGAAACTCTTGAAGGCTCCTCGAAGACGATGGAAGGAATCATTCCCGTCATCGAAGCGGCCGGAAGTATCGAGAAGGAACTGGGCCCACAAATTCAACAGCTACTCGAGGCGGTGTCGGTCTTCCTCAGGAAGGCAAGTCCGCGCGCACCGTATTACGCGAGTCTGCTCAACGTGGCGCCGCGCGTGCTCAACGGGTTGATCAACCTCGTCAACAACCACGATTTCACGCTGCACTACCGGCCGCCGCTGTACCGGATTCGCACGCCCGACGGCGTTGCTCAGTGCAACATCATGAACGCGTCGGTCCCGGGCAGTTGTGCAAACGTCAAAGGAACGCCCTACGCGGTGGACGTGGCACTACTGCAGTATGTCCTCACTCTGGCGGCGGCCAAATGA
- a CDS encoding MlaD family protein, which yields MQSLMSSRLLRSPVSWGVATIVVAAVIGLVLAYVYYNPPGQEQAVSFYTDDANAIRVGEEVRMAGIKVGTVTRLTLEPNQVLVQSKIDNQAFVGDQSQVDVRMLTVVGGYYVNLASMGNAPLGNQKIPASRVTMPYSLIRTLADTTKITEHVDTKPLNESLNQISQGLTGTNVQVVATTIDAGNALMSTVERQRGQVTEILNLSDEYIRALAQYRDKFTQLVRKVSIATQTMVIYDKGISQTLQGLGEVLLAIKPLADTYEAHQAEFVEKIRDYLERGRSFVERNGLTIRALKRVQNLFDRILNAQNADPGLLATDLCVPVPGSAC from the coding sequence ATGCAATCGCTGATGTCAAGTCGTCTTCTGCGGAGCCCGGTGTCCTGGGGTGTTGCGACCATCGTGGTCGCGGCCGTCATCGGACTGGTGTTGGCATACGTCTACTACAACCCGCCGGGCCAAGAGCAGGCCGTGTCCTTTTACACCGATGACGCGAACGCGATACGTGTCGGAGAAGAGGTGCGCATGGCCGGAATCAAGGTGGGGACGGTGACCCGGTTGACGCTGGAGCCGAATCAGGTTCTGGTGCAATCGAAGATCGACAATCAAGCCTTCGTCGGCGATCAATCGCAGGTCGACGTTCGCATGCTCACCGTTGTCGGTGGCTACTACGTCAATCTTGCGTCGATGGGTAACGCCCCGCTGGGAAATCAGAAAATTCCAGCCTCACGAGTCACGATGCCGTACAGCCTGATTCGAACGCTGGCCGACACCACCAAGATTACCGAGCACGTCGATACCAAGCCGTTGAACGAGTCGCTCAATCAGATCTCGCAGGGCTTGACCGGCACCAACGTACAGGTGGTCGCCACCACGATAGATGCCGGCAACGCACTGATGTCGACCGTGGAGCGGCAACGCGGTCAGGTCACCGAAATTCTCAACCTCTCCGATGAATACATCCGGGCGCTGGCCCAATACCGAGACAAGTTCACCCAACTGGTGCGGAAGGTCTCGATCGCCACGCAGACGATGGTGATCTACGACAAAGGCATCTCCCAGACGCTGCAAGGTCTGGGCGAAGTCCTCCTCGCCATCAAACCGCTGGCCGACACTTACGAGGCTCACCAGGCCGAATTCGTCGAAAAGATAAGAGATTACCTCGAGCGAGGCCGGTCCTTCGTCGAACGCAACGGGCTGACCATTCGCGCACTCAAGCGGGTACAGAATCTGTTCGATCGAATCCTCAACGCTCAGAACGCCGACCCGGGACTACTGGCAACAGACCTTTGCGTACCAGTGCCTGGGAGTGCCTGCTGA
- a CDS encoding MlaD family protein — translation MKPLAASWRIGVALVVSVVLFILLSNTLVNPVDVQTRTYVAEYTDASGLHQDGDVRVRGVRVGKVESVDLARVDGQNVAQVKFTLDRKYGVVPATRLAIKFQALTGVRYVDVTDPAENYAEANLVKQIPTSMTQPSFDVTALFNGLQPVLATLSPEEINTFTANAASFLTGDGSGLEPLLQSIRRLTEFVSDRQQVVATLMNNLAQIANGIGGASERFIHIIDLVNRPVDKVNSVLDEFRKDLLYSKDFFDPVTRLLHNAGFRNGNNVDDALDRASSNLDNFFDAFKLVPVINENVPPPGSDGTEVQPCSRGNFQLPETMDVLLNGQRVVLCNR, via the coding sequence GTGAAGCCGTTAGCTGCCTCGTGGCGGATCGGCGTTGCGCTCGTCGTGTCGGTCGTGCTCTTCATTCTGCTGTCGAACACCCTCGTCAATCCTGTCGATGTCCAAACACGAACGTATGTCGCGGAATACACCGATGCCTCCGGTCTTCATCAGGACGGCGATGTACGGGTGCGGGGAGTTCGTGTCGGCAAGGTCGAATCGGTCGACCTGGCCCGAGTCGACGGCCAGAATGTCGCCCAGGTGAAGTTCACGCTGGACCGCAAGTACGGCGTCGTGCCCGCCACCCGGCTCGCCATCAAGTTCCAGGCGCTCACCGGTGTTCGCTATGTCGATGTGACGGACCCGGCTGAGAACTATGCCGAGGCGAACTTGGTCAAGCAGATACCGACGTCCATGACCCAGCCCTCTTTCGACGTGACCGCCCTCTTCAACGGTCTGCAGCCCGTGCTGGCAACGTTGAGCCCCGAGGAGATCAACACGTTCACCGCCAACGCCGCATCCTTCTTGACCGGCGACGGCAGTGGATTGGAACCGCTGCTGCAAAGCATCCGCCGGCTCACGGAATTCGTGTCTGACCGTCAGCAGGTCGTCGCAACGTTGATGAACAACCTCGCCCAGATCGCCAATGGGATAGGCGGCGCCTCCGAGCGGTTCATCCACATCATCGACCTGGTGAACCGGCCTGTGGACAAGGTGAATTCGGTTCTCGACGAGTTTCGCAAGGATCTGCTGTACAGCAAGGACTTCTTCGATCCGGTCACCCGGCTGCTGCACAACGCCGGGTTCAGAAACGGAAACAACGTCGACGATGCGTTGGATCGGGCATCGAGCAACCTCGACAATTTCTTCGACGCCTTCAAGCTGGTCCCGGTGATCAACGAGAACGTCCCACCGCCGGGCAGCGACGGGACCGAAGTGCAGCCGTGTTCGAGGGGCAACTTTCAACTTCCCGAAACGATGGATGTGCTGCTGAATGGTCAACGGGTGGTGTTATGCAATCGCTGA
- a CDS encoding MlaD family protein produces the protein MSISGAVVLCIAVAVSLVIVDPFGERAKGLYSVVISTPYVGQGVQAGTAVVMHGVKVGQVTDVTNLAGGGVQLETALQSQPTRGLTDSVSIDFRPINYFGVPGINLVPNPGGRELKDGSRLSLTPSGNFTLSELLNQLGNVSEASLTPQLIKVIDRVTRYTDGLNPLFETAVTVSRAVEAVQIHPTEDQLIKLSSAVEAVPPFANEAIIAGRRIIDYSYYPGQIRGPASSSGPKYEFPFLTDVDTPSLGDISPEFYAKHWDTYLSLAQNGLFGAVGKLVSSHVDDLIPLISGIKAITDTGPVLLRPQDVAEKLSELRSRFEKLYAGNGTQHAVSVRILLDSLPGVASSVGIATEGTP, from the coding sequence ATGTCCATCAGCGGCGCCGTCGTCTTGTGCATCGCTGTGGCGGTATCACTCGTCATCGTCGACCCATTCGGCGAGCGGGCAAAAGGGCTTTATTCCGTGGTGATTTCGACTCCTTATGTTGGACAGGGTGTGCAGGCGGGCACGGCAGTCGTCATGCACGGCGTCAAGGTCGGGCAGGTCACCGACGTCACCAACTTGGCCGGCGGTGGCGTGCAATTGGAAACGGCCCTGCAGTCGCAACCCACCCGAGGCCTTACCGACAGTGTCAGCATAGATTTCAGGCCGATCAACTACTTCGGCGTACCGGGCATCAACCTCGTGCCGAATCCAGGAGGCCGAGAACTCAAGGACGGCAGCAGACTCAGTCTCACACCGTCGGGAAACTTCACCCTTTCGGAACTGCTCAATCAACTGGGCAATGTCTCTGAAGCATCCCTCACCCCGCAGTTGATCAAGGTGATCGATCGCGTGACCCGCTACACCGACGGCTTGAACCCGCTGTTCGAAACCGCGGTGACCGTATCGCGGGCCGTTGAGGCCGTGCAGATACATCCGACGGAGGACCAACTGATCAAGCTGTCTTCGGCAGTCGAAGCCGTACCACCATTCGCGAACGAGGCGATCATCGCCGGCAGGCGGATCATCGACTACAGCTATTACCCCGGGCAGATCCGTGGACCTGCGTCGTCCAGCGGCCCAAAATACGAGTTCCCCTTCCTGACCGACGTCGACACACCGAGCCTCGGTGACATCTCCCCGGAGTTCTACGCCAAGCACTGGGACACCTACCTGAGCCTCGCGCAGAATGGCCTGTTCGGTGCGGTGGGCAAACTCGTGAGCAGCCACGTAGATGACCTCATCCCGTTGATCAGCGGTATCAAAGCGATCACCGATACCGGACCCGTTCTGCTGCGACCGCAGGATGTGGCGGAGAAGCTATCGGAACTGCGTTCCCGATTCGAGAAGCTCTATGCCGGAAACGGTACGCAACACGCAGTTTCGGTCCGGATTCTGCTGGACAGCTTGCCCGGCGTTGCGTCGTCGGTCGGGATCGCGACGGAGGGCACCCCGTGA
- a CDS encoding ABC transporter permease — protein sequence MSAPSGFGRAGAAVADTVKKPVSGFGHWILFIGQVFYYLPLTVRRYSRQTLAATLNMAWGRGSLIVDGGTISVLLLLGIATGASLGIESLAVLNILGFGSLSGIIGGIGAVRILGPIVAGIAFMSQAGTRMTAEIGAMRIAEEIDAVEAIGLRPIPFVVGTRLIGALTCVIPGYLLTVMAVFYTIQTVVVVFNGEHGGTYFHYFAMFLTPIDLLYSTIKLTIYCIAVTLIHCYYGYFASGGPVGVGMASGRAVRASLVTIVVLDFTTTVLLWGLQPEFIFKG from the coding sequence ATGTCGGCACCGTCTGGTTTCGGGCGCGCGGGTGCAGCCGTTGCCGACACCGTCAAGAAGCCCGTGAGCGGATTCGGCCACTGGATCTTGTTCATCGGTCAGGTCTTCTACTACTTGCCCCTGACCGTGCGGCGCTACTCTCGTCAGACCTTGGCCGCGACCCTCAACATGGCGTGGGGCAGAGGATCGCTGATCGTCGATGGCGGCACGATCAGCGTGCTACTCCTACTAGGCATCGCGACCGGTGCGTCTCTCGGGATCGAGTCACTTGCGGTATTGAACATCCTGGGATTCGGATCGCTATCGGGCATCATCGGCGGAATCGGTGCCGTCCGAATTCTCGGACCCATTGTCGCCGGAATCGCGTTCATGTCCCAAGCGGGTACGCGCATGACCGCCGAAATCGGAGCCATGCGGATCGCGGAAGAGATCGACGCCGTGGAGGCGATCGGCCTGCGGCCCATTCCATTTGTCGTCGGCACTCGACTCATCGGCGCATTGACGTGCGTCATACCCGGCTATCTGCTGACCGTCATGGCCGTTTTCTACACGATCCAAACGGTGGTCGTTGTCTTCAACGGCGAGCACGGAGGTACGTACTTCCACTACTTCGCCATGTTCCTCACGCCGATTGATCTGCTCTATTCGACGATCAAGTTGACCATCTACTGCATTGCGGTGACGTTGATTCATTGCTACTACGGATATTTCGCCTCCGGTGGACCGGTAGGCGTCGGCATGGCGTCGGGTCGGGCCGTGCGCGCGAGTCTGGTGACCATCGTGGTCCTGGACTTCACCACCACTGTGCTGCTGTGGGGTCTGCAGCCCGAGTTCATCTTCAAGGGATAG
- a CDS encoding ABC transporter permease — translation MVNVADPPAATSRAGNLRHHQPQSGALHSAKRNATRLAKAPVAAAGTTGRGVALAISVLRYAIQDTVTGRLPAGEFVWQAWALFKVTATPAVLMAIPIGGIVTVVVSGLVAQVGATALLGAASGVGVLRQGAPVTAGLLMGGAAASAIASDFGARAIREELDAMRVLGVDPVRRLVVPRFLALLLIAPMLTLVIIVSGTASAFLLSVSVSGVAPGSFWNSFGTFAKMTDVYFAIGKGLVFAAIVAVISSMRGMEAKGGPRGVADAVNAAVVINVVLILFANLAITQISTMFFPTAVA, via the coding sequence ATGGTAAACGTCGCGGATCCACCCGCTGCGACCAGTCGGGCTGGCAATCTTCGCCACCATCAGCCACAGTCCGGCGCGCTCCACTCCGCGAAGCGCAACGCGACACGGCTGGCCAAGGCTCCGGTGGCGGCCGCCGGGACCACCGGTCGCGGCGTTGCCCTTGCTATTTCCGTTCTGCGCTATGCCATTCAGGACACCGTCACCGGCCGACTGCCGGCGGGTGAGTTCGTCTGGCAAGCCTGGGCACTGTTCAAGGTCACCGCGACCCCGGCTGTATTGATGGCAATACCGATCGGCGGGATCGTCACGGTTGTCGTGTCGGGACTCGTGGCGCAAGTGGGTGCAACCGCGCTTCTCGGCGCGGCAAGTGGAGTGGGGGTTCTGCGCCAGGGGGCGCCCGTCACAGCAGGTCTGCTTATGGGCGGTGCCGCGGCATCGGCGATCGCATCTGACTTCGGGGCGCGGGCCATTCGCGAGGAGCTTGACGCCATGCGAGTACTCGGTGTGGACCCGGTTCGTCGCCTCGTGGTACCTCGTTTCTTGGCGCTGTTGCTGATCGCACCCATGCTGACCCTGGTCATCATCGTGTCGGGAACGGCGTCTGCGTTCCTGCTCTCGGTCTCGGTGAGCGGCGTGGCGCCTGGGAGCTTCTGGAACTCATTCGGAACGTTCGCCAAGATGACGGACGTTTACTTTGCGATCGGAAAGGGCCTCGTTTTCGCCGCGATCGTGGCCGTCATCTCCTCGATGCGGGGCATGGAGGCGAAGGGCGGGCCGCGCGGTGTCGCGGATGCCGTCAACGCGGCCGTGGTGATCAATGTCGTTCTCATCCTGTTCGCGAACCTTGCGATCACGCAGATCTCGACGATGTTCTTCCCCACGGCGGTGGCGTGA